GTTCGACATCCGGATCGCCATCCACAACCACGGCCCGAAGCACCGCTACAACAAGGTGGTGGACGTGCTGCGGGCCATCGAGGGCCGCGACGAGCGGATCGGGGCCTGCGCCGACCTCGGTCACTTCATCCGCTCCGCCGAGAAGCCCGTCGAGGTGATCCGCCTCCTCAAGGGGCGGCTCTACGGAGTTCACCTCAAGGACTTCAAGGACATGCAGGACGCCACCACGGGCGTGATCCTCGGCAAGGGGCACCTCGACGTCCCGGCCGTCGTCGCGGCCCTCGTCCAGACCGGCTTTCCCAAGACCGGGGCGCTGTCGGTCGAGTACGAGGAAAACCCGCAGAATCCGCTCGCCGACCTGCGCCAGTGCTACGCGGTTGTCCGCAACGCGCTGGATGCGCTCTGATCATCTCTCGGGAGGCATCCCGGCATGTCTCATCCCGCCAGTGCATGATCGCCGGTTGGAACGGCGGGCGGCTCGTGTGGGCGTGGGGCGGGGAGAGCGGTGGCGGAGCCGTGCGAAACAAGATGGTGGTGAATGAAGAACGATGACGGCCGGACGGTGCTGGTGACGGGCTCGAGCCGCGGGATCGGTCGGGCCGTGGCGCTCGAACTGGCGCGGGCAGGATGGAAGGTCGCGGTCCACGGCCGGTCAGCGGCCGGTGCCGCGGACGTCGCGGGGCAACTGGCGTCCACGGGCAACCATGCGGGGACGTTTCTCGCCGACCTCGCCGACCGCGACGGCGCCGCGCGACTGGCGGCCGAGGTGACCGGAGCGCTCGGCCGGCTCGATGCCGTGGCCTTGATCGCCGGGGCAGACGTGCTGACCGGCGACCCCGCGAAGTGGGGCTATGAGCGGAAACTCGACGAACTCCTGCTCGTGGACGTCCGCGGCACGATGCTCCTGACGCGGGCCCTCGGCCGGTGGATGGCCGACCGCGAGGGGGGCGCGATCGT
The window above is part of the Planctomycetia bacterium genome. Proteins encoded here:
- the fabG gene encoding 3-oxoacyl-ACP reductase produces the protein MKNDDGRTVLVTGSSRGIGRAVALELARAGWKVAVHGRSAAGAADVAGQLASTGNHAGTFLADLADRDGAARLAAEVTGALGRLDAVALIAGADVLTGDPAKWGYERKLDELLLVDVRGTMLLTRALGRWMADREGGAIVTIGWDQAATGMEGDSGELFAAAKGAVMAFSRSAAKSLAPKVRVNCVAPGWIRTAWGAGASEAWQRRAVRESMLGRWGEPEDIAAAVAWLVSPQAGFVTGQVINVNGGWRPS